In Oscillatoria acuminata PCC 6304, a single window of DNA contains:
- a CDS encoding eIF2A-related protein, producing the protein MTQLDPPIECSLYNDRSLQTLARAIALSQGNFSLILVRCNYGTLQRSMLQRLESLCQEISEEGRSVHSMVLPKTVSTLYSAVRDSVDHKQPLAVMIFGLDCTNGLEQLLVSANQVRDEFRNSFPFPLIWWVTEEVLACLIRFAPDFKSWAATSIKFEMETDSLLDLLHQEAGSLIPQLLARGAKEGGYEWCIPSPLESNRRKELESAIKDCFNRGVTLRRELCASVQFVLGRDEFCRDRLDTAEAHYHESLTLWQHIGSGSPLTDPAQPAPEITPLMVSSPDLERLGLLWFHLGLLYCRKAELYQSQSQQHLMEAESYLDRALTLFESGGRLDVVAQLSPLLGEVLARLQRWDRLQVQVEKTVDLHENHPVQLARDYGFMAEVALARFEWSLSKEYAQKAIAALALAPVTERQEQGLYLYLLARATVPELSPEDATSAPRKLKDSAPSWYQQSQAAIEILNFAQQVSKPERDPQLYISILKLLRSLYFEHREYVEAFRLKQEQRSIETLYGFRAFVGAGLLQPQTKNHPQPLNQSALSGLAPKYSEFLGLPQEIAAAGRQSHIECLLERMTRADKKLTILYGDSGVGKSSLVNAGFVPALAGRAIGDRLALPVVLRSYTDWIATLSKRLNETISQTLGIPLEPNPEWAELDGDLEPGESLTGQNSARPSPVQAALSMLRSNVNRNLLTVIVFDQFEEFFFVHKTQESRHEFYRFLQICLDIPFVKVILSLRTDFLHYLLDCERLCYLDAINNDILSKEIRYQLSDFSAAQAVEVIQRLTERSQFYLETELIEALVRDLANETGQVRPIELQLVGAQLQDDEEKITTLEQYQKLGDRPKEILIARSLVQVIRDCGPDNEKPAWEVLYRLTNQNNTRPLRTQEELAASGEVTPAQLDLILTILEGAGLVFIHREESGDRYQLVHDYLVHPVRQKYESAFGPEARLVKAEEAKKMTQAQLEKSNKKLKRIGGFLGVLVGLLAVTSVFALAQKEQASIGVENAQITAISASSEALYVSDREFDALVESLRAWRKLSIAKNPDSETKLRVAAALQQAVYGVRERNRLEEHGAEVWSVAFSPDGQLLASGSNDTQVLLWNRNGSLHKKLVDYSLDVTGVSHADEVTSVAFSPDGDFIASTSRDRTVKLWKRDGSLYKTLNGHTNSIYSASFSPDSQFLATASHDQTVKLWRVSDGSLVRTFNGHTDSVNWVMFSPDGQTLASASDDKTVKLWTLDGTVRKTLRVHTDWVTALAFSPDGRHLVSAGVDHMISVTNLEEDTTQTWKAHDDIVFSLSFSPDGRWFASAGDDNAIKIWKLDGTAIKTLKGHSGRVTSVNFSPDGMTLASASWDKTIRLWTLKDTFLKVLAGEVGHKGRVSSISLSPTGKQLASASWDKTVKIWSLEPGRTTEAVTTLQAPDGHGDRVFGVSFSPDGRAIASVSQDCTVKIWNASNGTLLKTLVDPNLTSDPSKHSDCPVESSHSDRIYSVSFSPDGQLIASGSRDKTVKIWRIDGTLLKVLEGHSERVNSVAFSPDGRLIASGSDDKMVKLWSKEGELLQTLSGRYPHQSYVTSVTFSPDGQRVASASWDNTVKIWNLDGTLEKTLLQGYSDSVESVRFSPDGRLLVSASWDGTVKLWSLKDGTLLKTLQGHTSGVLDVEFSPDGEIIASAGDDNTVILWNLDLDDLTRRACTWLHDYFKYSKNISEGDRALCEEAIKEQRFPKSSVPYLQRWSRSR; encoded by the coding sequence ATGACCCAGCTCGATCCACCCATTGAATGTTCCCTCTATAACGATCGCTCCTTACAAACGTTGGCCCGTGCGATCGCTCTATCTCAAGGAAATTTTTCCTTAATTTTAGTCCGGTGCAATTATGGGACATTGCAACGGAGTATGCTCCAACGTCTTGAATCTCTCTGTCAAGAAATTTCAGAGGAAGGACGTTCTGTACATTCTATGGTTCTCCCCAAAACGGTCAGCACCCTTTACAGCGCCGTGAGGGACTCTGTGGATCACAAACAACCCCTGGCGGTGATGATTTTTGGGTTGGATTGCACCAATGGTTTGGAACAGTTGCTGGTGTCGGCGAATCAGGTGCGGGATGAGTTTCGCAACAGTTTTCCTTTTCCCCTGATTTGGTGGGTAACGGAGGAGGTACTCGCTTGTTTGATTCGATTTGCACCGGATTTTAAAAGTTGGGCGGCCACTTCGATTAAATTTGAGATGGAAACGGATAGCTTGCTGGACTTGCTGCACCAAGAGGCGGGGAGTCTGATTCCGCAACTCCTCGCGCGGGGGGCGAAAGAAGGCGGATATGAATGGTGCATCCCCAGTCCCCTGGAGTCGAACCGGCGCAAGGAACTGGAGTCCGCAATTAAGGATTGCTTCAATCGCGGGGTGACTTTGCGGCGAGAACTCTGTGCCAGCGTTCAGTTTGTCCTGGGTCGCGATGAGTTTTGCCGCGATCGCCTGGACACAGCGGAAGCTCATTATCACGAAAGTTTGACGTTATGGCAGCATATCGGTTCGGGTTCACCCCTCACGGACCCGGCACAACCAGCCCCAGAAATCACGCCCCTGATGGTTTCCTCTCCGGACCTCGAACGCCTGGGTCTGTTGTGGTTTCACTTAGGATTGTTGTATTGCCGCAAAGCTGAACTCTACCAATCTCAAAGTCAGCAACACCTGATGGAAGCGGAATCCTATCTCGATCGCGCTTTGACCCTGTTTGAGTCCGGGGGGCGATTAGATGTTGTGGCGCAACTTAGCCCCCTGTTAGGAGAGGTTCTAGCAAGGTTACAGCGTTGGGACCGCTTGCAGGTTCAAGTAGAAAAAACGGTGGATCTCCATGAAAACCACCCGGTGCAATTGGCCCGGGATTATGGATTTATGGCGGAAGTGGCCCTGGCGCGGTTCGAGTGGTCACTGTCGAAGGAGTACGCGCAAAAGGCGATCGCTGCTTTAGCTTTGGCCCCTGTCACCGAGCGTCAAGAACAGGGATTGTATTTGTACTTATTAGCCCGGGCCACGGTTCCTGAGTTGAGTCCAGAGGACGCAACCTCGGCCCCCAGAAAGTTAAAGGATTCGGCCCCCTCCTGGTATCAACAGTCCCAAGCGGCGATCGAAATTCTCAATTTTGCTCAACAAGTCAGTAAACCTGAACGGGATCCTCAACTTTATATTTCCATTTTAAAGCTGCTGCGATCGCTCTATTTTGAGCATCGCGAGTATGTAGAAGCCTTTCGCCTCAAACAAGAACAACGCTCGATTGAAACCCTTTATGGGTTTCGGGCTTTTGTCGGGGCTGGATTACTGCAACCTCAAACGAAGAATCATCCGCAACCCTTAAATCAGAGTGCCTTAAGTGGACTGGCCCCAAAGTATTCGGAATTTTTAGGACTTCCCCAAGAAATCGCTGCGGCAGGCCGCCAAAGCCATATTGAATGTTTGCTAGAACGGATGACTCGCGCCGATAAAAAACTCACGATTTTGTATGGCGACTCTGGGGTTGGCAAATCCTCTTTGGTGAATGCGGGATTTGTTCCAGCATTAGCGGGACGGGCGATCGGAGATCGCCTTGCTTTACCCGTAGTCCTGCGGTCCTATACCGATTGGATTGCCACCCTCTCCAAACGCCTGAATGAAACCATCAGCCAAACCCTGGGAATTCCCCTAGAACCCAATCCCGAGTGGGCCGAACTCGATGGGGACCTAGAACCCGGTGAAAGCCTGACCGGACAGAACTCGGCACGTCCTTCCCCGGTTCAAGCGGCTTTATCCATGCTGCGGTCTAACGTCAATCGCAATCTGTTGACGGTGATTGTTTTTGACCAATTTGAAGAGTTTTTCTTTGTTCATAAAACTCAGGAAAGTCGGCACGAATTCTATCGCTTTTTACAAATTTGCCTGGATATTCCCTTTGTTAAAGTAATCCTGTCCCTGAGAACGGATTTCTTACATTATTTATTAGACTGCGAACGATTATGTTATCTTGATGCGATTAATAACGATATTCTCAGTAAAGAAATTCGCTATCAACTCAGTGATTTTTCCGCAGCCCAGGCGGTAGAGGTGATTCAGCGCTTAACGGAACGGTCTCAATTTTATTTGGAAACTGAACTGATTGAGGCGTTAGTTCGGGATTTAGCCAATGAAACGGGTCAGGTGCGCCCGATAGAATTGCAACTGGTCGGGGCTCAACTGCAAGATGATGAAGAAAAAATCACGACCCTAGAACAGTACCAAAAGCTGGGCGATCGCCCCAAGGAAATCCTAATTGCGCGATCGCTCGTCCAAGTGATTCGCGATTGTGGACCGGATAATGAAAAACCGGCTTGGGAAGTCCTGTACCGTCTGACCAATCAAAACAACACCCGACCTCTGCGTACCCAAGAAGAATTAGCCGCATCCGGAGAGGTCACCCCGGCACAACTGGACTTAATTTTAACCATTCTCGAAGGAGCGGGTTTAGTTTTTATTCACCGGGAAGAATCCGGCGATCGCTATCAACTCGTCCATGACTATCTCGTTCACCCCGTTCGCCAAAAATACGAAAGCGCTTTTGGTCCCGAGGCTCGCTTAGTCAAGGCTGAAGAAGCCAAAAAAATGACCCAAGCGCAACTGGAAAAAAGCAATAAAAAGCTGAAACGGATTGGGGGCTTTTTAGGTGTCTTAGTCGGTTTACTTGCTGTTACCAGTGTGTTCGCCCTCGCCCAAAAAGAACAAGCCTCGATCGGGGTAGAAAATGCTCAAATTACCGCGATTAGTGCCTCCAGTGAAGCCCTCTATGTCTCCGATCGCGAATTTGATGCCTTGGTGGAAAGTTTAAGAGCATGGCGAAAACTTTCGATCGCTAAAAACCCGGACTCGGAAACTAAACTCCGGGTAGCAGCCGCCTTACAACAAGCGGTTTATGGGGTGCGAGAACGCAACCGTCTCGAAGAACATGGTGCAGAAGTCTGGAGTGTCGCCTTCTCTCCCGATGGTCAGTTGTTGGCTTCCGGAAGCAATGACACTCAGGTTTTGCTTTGGAATCGCAACGGCAGTCTCCATAAAAAATTGGTGGATTATAGTCTGGATGTGACTGGAGTCAGTCATGCCGATGAAGTCACCAGCGTTGCCTTCTCTCCCGATGGTGATTTTATTGCCTCAACCTCTAGGGACCGCACGGTTAAACTCTGGAAGCGCGACGGCAGTCTCTATAAAACTCTCAACGGCCATACCAATAGCATTTATAGCGCCAGTTTTTCCCCAGATAGTCAATTTTTAGCCACGGCAAGTCACGATCAAACGGTCAAGTTATGGCGGGTATCCGATGGCAGTTTGGTCAGAACGTTTAATGGTCATACCGATTCAGTAAATTGGGTGATGTTCAGTCCCGATGGTCAAACTCTCGCCTCGGCTTCGGATGACAAAACAGTTAAACTCTGGACCCTGGATGGCACAGTCCGCAAGACTTTAAGGGTTCATACGGATTGGGTGACAGCATTAGCTTTTAGTCCCGATGGTCGTCATCTGGTTTCAGCCGGGGTGGACCACATGATTTCGGTGACGAATCTGGAGGAGGACACGACCCAAACCTGGAAGGCTCATGATGATATTGTGTTTAGCCTCAGTTTTAGTCCCGATGGTCGCTGGTTTGCATCGGCAGGGGATGATAATGCGATTAAAATTTGGAAGTTAGATGGGACGGCGATTAAAACCCTCAAGGGTCATAGTGGACGAGTAACCAGTGTGAATTTTAGTCCCGATGGTATGACTTTGGCTTCGGCCAGTTGGGATAAGACGATTCGCCTGTGGACCCTGAAAGATACCTTCTTAAAAGTGTTAGCTGGGGAAGTGGGTCACAAGGGGAGAGTGTCGAGTATCAGTTTGTCTCCTACGGGAAAACAGTTAGCGTCGGCCAGTTGGGACAAAACAGTGAAAATTTGGAGTCTGGAACCGGGTCGCACCACGGAAGCGGTGACGACGTTACAGGCTCCCGATGGACATGGCGATCGCGTGTTTGGGGTCAGTTTCTCTCCTGATGGTCGGGCGATCGCCTCGGTCTCTCAAGATTGTACGGTCAAAATTTGGAATGCCTCCAATGGTACGCTTCTGAAAACTTTAGTGGACCCGAATTTGACGTCAGACCCATCCAAACATTCCGATTGTCCGGTGGAAAGTAGTCACAGCGATCGCATTTATTCAGTCAGTTTCTCCCCGGATGGTCAACTCATTGCCTCGGGTTCTCGCGATAAAACGGTCAAAATTTGGCGGATTGATGGCACTTTATTGAAAGTCTTAGAGGGTCACAGCGAACGGGTCAATAGTGTGGCCTTTTCCCCCGATGGTCGTTTGATTGCCTCCGGTTCCGATGATAAAATGGTCAAACTCTGGAGCAAGGAGGGTGAACTGCTCCAAACTCTCTCCGGTCGCTATCCTCATCAGTCCTACGTCACCAGTGTCACCTTCTCCCCGGATGGTCAGAGGGTTGCTTCCGCCAGTTGGGATAATACGGTGAAAATTTGGAATCTGGATGGAACTTTAGAAAAAACTCTGTTACAAGGCTATAGCGATAGTGTGGAAAGTGTGCGCTTTTCTCCTGATGGTCGGCTGTTGGTTTCCGCCAGTTGGGATGGCACGGTCAAGCTGTGGAGTCTCAAAGATGGGACATTATTAAAAACGCTCCAAGGTCATACTTCCGGGGTTTTAGATGTGGAGTTTAGTCCGGATGGTGAAATTATTGCTTCGGCTGGAGATGATAATACGGTAATTTTGTGGAATTTGGATTTGGATGATTTAACTCGGCGCGCTTGTACTTGGCTCCATGATTATTTCAAGTATTCCAAAAATATCAGCGAGGGCGATCGGGCGCTTTGCGAGGAAGCGATTAAGGAACAACGATTTCCTAAATCTAGTGTTCCCTATTTACAACGGTGGAGCCGGTCTCGTTAA
- a CDS encoding sodium:solute symporter family protein, translated as MSVEAWTTILVILSFIMYTYIGWRSRVRDSKGFFVAGQGIPAIANGAATAADWMSAASFISMAGLISVLGYDGSIYLMGWTGGYVLLALLLAPYLRKFGKYTVPDFVGDRYYSTTARLVAVVAAIFISLTYVAGQMRGVGIVFSRFLQVDINQGVIIGMIIVGFFAVLGGMKGITWTQVAQYSVLIVAYLIPAVALSFQLTGNPFPQLAFTFSDIVPQLNQIQLDLGFAEYTQPFTEKSMLDVLFITIALMVGTAGLPHVIVRFYTVTNIRAARYSAGWALLFIAILYTTAPALSTFARYNLINNLNGQTIEQVSQLDWATKWEQTGLLTFEDKNTDGVLELTPDPDTNEIDIDRDIIVLSTPEVANLAPWVVALVAAGGLAAALSTASGLLLVISSSVAHDIYYRLINPRASETKRVMVGRIMVGFAIAIAGYFGINPPGFVAQVVAFAFGLAAASFFPVIILGIFDGRTNREGAIAGMVAGLAFTAYYIIAVNFYGMEPWLFGISAEGIGTIGMMINFAVTLIVSRLTPPPPLEIQTMLENLRSPGNEPLALEEMDEEHLD; from the coding sequence ATGTCAGTAGAAGCATGGACAACGATCCTGGTCATTCTCTCCTTTATCATGTACACCTATATCGGCTGGCGATCGCGGGTGCGGGATAGTAAAGGATTCTTCGTTGCCGGACAGGGGATTCCGGCAATTGCCAATGGGGCCGCCACCGCTGCCGACTGGATGTCTGCCGCCTCCTTTATCTCAATGGCGGGTCTAATCTCCGTCCTCGGATATGACGGATCCATTTATCTGATGGGATGGACCGGGGGCTATGTCCTCCTCGCCCTTCTGTTGGCCCCCTATCTGCGGAAATTCGGAAAATACACCGTCCCAGATTTTGTCGGCGATCGCTACTACTCCACCACCGCCCGCCTCGTCGCCGTCGTCGCCGCCATCTTCATTTCCCTCACTTATGTCGCCGGACAAATGCGCGGCGTCGGCATCGTCTTCAGCCGATTCCTGCAAGTCGATATCAACCAAGGCGTGATCATCGGCATGATTATTGTCGGTTTTTTTGCCGTCTTGGGAGGCATGAAAGGAATTACCTGGACCCAAGTCGCTCAATACAGCGTATTAATTGTTGCTTACCTGATCCCGGCAGTCGCCCTATCCTTTCAACTCACCGGCAATCCCTTCCCCCAACTCGCCTTTACCTTCAGCGACATCGTTCCCCAACTCAACCAAATACAGCTAGACCTCGGATTTGCGGAATATACCCAACCCTTTACCGAAAAGTCCATGCTGGATGTCCTGTTCATCACCATCGCCCTGATGGTGGGAACCGCCGGGTTACCCCATGTCATCGTCCGATTTTATACCGTCACCAATATTCGCGCCGCCCGTTACTCCGCAGGGTGGGCGCTCCTGTTTATCGCCATTCTCTATACCACCGCCCCCGCCTTATCCACCTTTGCCCGGTATAACTTAATTAACAACTTAAACGGGCAAACCATTGAACAGGTCAGCCAACTCGATTGGGCGACCAAATGGGAACAAACCGGACTCTTAACCTTTGAAGACAAAAACACCGATGGAGTCTTGGAACTAACACCGGACCCGGACACCAATGAAATTGATATTGACCGGGATATCATCGTCTTGTCAACCCCAGAAGTAGCGAATCTGGCCCCTTGGGTTGTGGCCCTCGTTGCAGCCGGAGGATTAGCCGCTGCCTTGTCTACTGCATCGGGTTTATTGTTGGTGATTTCTAGTTCCGTGGCCCATGATATTTATTACCGCCTGATCAATCCTCGGGCCTCAGAAACCAAGCGGGTGATGGTGGGACGGATTATGGTGGGATTTGCCATTGCCATTGCCGGATACTTCGGGATCAACCCGCCGGGATTTGTGGCCCAAGTGGTGGCGTTTGCCTTTGGGTTAGCTGCCGCCAGCTTTTTCCCCGTGATTATTTTAGGCATCTTTGATGGCCGCACCAATCGCGAAGGAGCCATTGCGGGAATGGTTGCGGGTTTGGCGTTCACGGCCTACTATATTATCGCTGTGAATTTCTACGGCATGGAACCCTGGTTATTTGGCATTTCCGCTGAAGGCATCGGGACCATTGGCATGATGATTAATTTTGCGGTGACTTTGATTGTCTCTCGCCTGACGCCGCCCCCACCCCTAGAAATCCAAACCATGTTGGAGAATCTTCGCTCTCCGGGAAATGAACCCCTGGCCCTAGAGGAGATGGATGAGGAACATTTAGATTAG
- a CDS encoding TPM domain-containing protein yields MQSTFPKRLLISVAAFFLAVSAWAIAPISAQAYDNPELLPEIQTPIIDLANSLTSIQEENLVQELENFEAETGWKLRVLTQYDRTPGRAVKDYWDLNDKSVLLIADPRGGNLLGFNVGDELYPLLPRTFWIELQTRYGNQFFVRDNGEDQAILSALNSVENCLRQGGCLVVPGLPREQWILTLITSTVGGVIFGFAAHPRKDRQAFSWQWALMFSPLWGILFIAFGLGPVISRTSDFLPLLRNILGFLLGALVAYLTPILNGSSTSET; encoded by the coding sequence ATGCAATCAACATTTCCGAAAAGACTTCTCATATCCGTGGCGGCCTTTTTCCTGGCGGTATCAGCTTGGGCGATCGCCCCGATTTCTGCTCAGGCTTATGACAATCCCGAGTTACTGCCGGAGATCCAAACCCCGATTATTGACCTCGCCAACTCCCTGACGAGCATCCAGGAAGAGAACTTAGTCCAAGAGTTAGAGAATTTTGAAGCCGAAACTGGCTGGAAACTGAGGGTCCTGACCCAATACGATCGCACCCCGGGTCGTGCAGTTAAAGATTATTGGGACCTCAACGATAAGAGCGTCCTGCTGATTGCGGACCCTCGGGGGGGCAACCTCTTGGGATTCAATGTGGGGGATGAACTCTACCCCTTACTCCCGAGAACCTTCTGGATCGAATTACAAACTCGGTACGGCAATCAATTTTTTGTTCGGGACAATGGAGAGGACCAGGCGATTCTCAGCGCATTAAATAGCGTGGAAAATTGTCTGCGCCAAGGGGGATGTCTGGTGGTCCCCGGGTTGCCCAGGGAGCAATGGATCCTGACCCTGATTACTTCAACCGTAGGTGGCGTCATCTTTGGATTTGCCGCACATCCGAGGAAAGATCGCCAAGCATTTTCCTGGCAATGGGCCTTAATGTTTTCACCCCTTTGGGGAATTTTATTTATTGCCTTTGGTTTAGGACCTGTGATTTCGCGGACCAGTGATTTTTTACCCTTACTGCGGAATATCCTGGGGTTTCTCCTGGGTGCGCTGGTGGCTTATTTAACGCCGATTTTAAATGGGTCCTCGACTTCTGAAACTTAG
- a CDS encoding DUF1823 family protein, translating into MSELPPLNFDTIWDILNDKIDDLTVNRLVWHCLGYRYEEMSQTWNTDAVDPLWRDEYPEPPDFIASRPATVKLTRSIPKENKQLLKEKLGFSGYKVGELIPRLTRRATMANWLLSYLDSQP; encoded by the coding sequence ATGTCTGAATTACCTCCCCTTAACTTTGATACGATTTGGGATATTCTCAATGACAAGATTGATGACTTGACGGTTAATCGTTTGGTTTGGCATTGTTTAGGGTATCGCTATGAGGAAATGAGCCAAACTTGGAATACGGATGCGGTCGATCCTCTGTGGCGGGACGAGTATCCCGAACCTCCGGATTTTATCGCCAGCCGACCGGCTACGGTGAAATTGACTCGTTCTATTCCTAAAGAAAATAAGCAATTGCTGAAGGAAAAATTGGGTTTTTCAGGTTACAAGGTGGGTGAGTTGATTCCCCGCTTAACCCGTCGCGCTACGATGGCGAATTGGTTATTAAGTTATTTAGACTCTCAGCCTTGA
- a CDS encoding SDR family NAD(P)-dependent oxidoreductase, with protein sequence MNIQDKTALITGASRGIGRAIALELAHQGMKRIIIVARDRDKLAEVEAEIAAIGVEVVSLPLDLTRPVEVDIAIAKAWKHHGPIHLLVNCAGVAHQTPFLQSKFPKIQEELSLNIMGMYEITRMVAKRMAARQEGTIVNVSSLMGKVAAPTMSTYSATKFAILGFTQALRGELAEHNIKVVALLPTLTDTDMAKNLELFRWVVPMTPQQVAKALISGLNKDSSEILVGWQSHLAVLCQRIAPWLLDKMLLMASPLSGSLVKRNYRRNQASDRLLREAAAASR encoded by the coding sequence ATGAACATTCAAGACAAGACAGCACTGATTACTGGCGCGTCCCGTGGAATTGGCAGGGCGATCGCCCTGGAGTTGGCACATCAAGGCATGAAACGAATCATTATCGTAGCCCGCGATCGCGACAAATTGGCCGAAGTGGAGGCCGAGATTGCTGCGATTGGAGTAGAGGTCGTGAGTCTCCCTTTAGATCTCACGCGCCCTGTGGAAGTGGACATTGCGATCGCCAAAGCGTGGAAGCATCATGGTCCAATTCACCTCTTGGTCAATTGTGCGGGGGTCGCACATCAGACCCCATTCTTGCAATCGAAATTCCCGAAAATTCAGGAAGAACTTTCCCTAAATATCATGGGAATGTACGAGATCACGCGCATGGTTGCCAAACGCATGGCTGCTAGGCAGGAAGGCACAATCGTCAACGTTTCCAGCTTAATGGGCAAAGTGGCTGCACCCACCATGTCCACCTATTCCGCAACCAAGTTCGCCATCCTCGGCTTTACCCAAGCCTTGCGCGGGGAACTGGCGGAACATAATATCAAAGTGGTCGCACTTCTGCCCACCTTGACCGATACCGACATGGCGAAAAACTTAGAATTGTTTCGCTGGGTTGTGCCCATGACACCGCAGCAGGTGGCAAAAGCACTGATATCGGGACTCAACAAAGACTCCTCGGAGATCTTAGTGGGATGGCAAAGTCATTTAGCCGTTTTGTGCCAACGGATTGCACCCTGGCTATTGGATAAAATGCTCTTGATGGCTTCTCCTTTATCTGGGAGTCTGGTCAAGCGCAATTATCGCCGGAATCAAGCCAGCGATCGCCTTCTGAGGGAGGCTGCTGCTGCATCCCGTTAA
- a CDS encoding WD40 repeat domain-containing protein yields the protein MDWTTPLKFQQADFIKRLNHKRAALLHCQSPGLHGEQVTIAGERFRAIHSACEQRLSSTQSPTPISELFRDRLRHQLGVEAVATYLDHRVTRIDPSHPPQSPNPGDFTLKANPAIALSVQAICSSTSPLVWEIELSQIKQQAAIIFVLIPEPIPSSRSEYHPILAGFLPTHLIAMSEGRARLCLDDLFYMGGLNLYLESLSSIPVSTEWLRILTGSSNYVYPVAISADGGLVASSSYDGTIKLWKLRDREITQALCGHSWSFYPIAGGQAGQSLASGSTEKKLNLWQRGRGDFIRTLAGHTSGVSAIAISEDSKILVSGGYDGTIDIWDLLQGQRLRTLSGHSGTVRPISLSPDGTILATGGIDKKLNLWNLQTGALIRSFNIDTDVAISLAISPNGQLLVSGSQDGTIKIWNLESGRLIRAIAAHSGIVRGVTLSHDGKTLASGSLEKTIKLWSVDTGDLLRTLTGHPDPTITFAIDSEGPTLDTSLLRHYQPGWEEPRQWQ from the coding sequence ATGGACTGGACGACCCCCCTAAAATTTCAACAGGCGGATTTTATTAAACGGCTCAATCACAAAAGGGCCGCACTGCTGCATTGCCAGTCTCCGGGTTTGCATGGCGAACAAGTCACGATCGCCGGTGAACGATTCAGGGCCATTCACTCCGCTTGTGAACAGAGACTGTCCTCGACTCAATCCCCGACCCCCATCTCGGAACTGTTTCGCGATCGCCTGCGCCATCAGCTTGGAGTCGAAGCTGTCGCCACCTATTTAGATCACCGGGTCACGCGCATTGACCCCAGTCATCCGCCCCAATCCCCAAACCCGGGCGATTTTACCCTCAAAGCGAATCCCGCGATCGCCCTTTCCGTTCAGGCCATTTGTAGTTCCACTTCCCCCTTAGTCTGGGAGATCGAACTCTCCCAAATTAAGCAGCAAGCTGCCATCATTTTTGTCCTGATTCCCGAACCGATTCCCTCGTCCCGGTCAGAATATCACCCAATTTTAGCGGGATTTTTACCCACCCATTTAATCGCCATGAGCGAGGGTCGCGCCCGCCTCTGCCTCGATGACCTCTTTTATATGGGGGGACTGAATCTCTATCTGGAATCCCTGAGCTCTATCCCAGTTTCTACGGAATGGTTACGCATCCTTACGGGTTCCTCGAACTATGTCTATCCCGTTGCTATCAGTGCGGATGGGGGTCTCGTTGCCAGCAGCAGTTACGATGGCACGATTAAACTCTGGAAACTGCGCGATCGCGAAATTACTCAAGCCCTCTGTGGACATTCTTGGTCCTTTTATCCCATCGCTGGGGGTCAGGCGGGACAATCTCTCGCCAGTGGCAGTACGGAAAAAAAATTGAATCTGTGGCAACGGGGTCGCGGGGATTTTATTCGCACCCTAGCTGGACATACCAGCGGAGTCAGCGCCATTGCTATTAGTGAAGATAGCAAAATTTTGGTCAGTGGTGGCTACGATGGCACCATCGATATTTGGGATCTCCTCCAAGGACAACGGTTGCGGACCCTCAGTGGGCATTCTGGCACCGTTCGCCCCATTTCCCTGAGTCCCGATGGGACCATCCTTGCCACTGGAGGCATTGATAAAAAGCTCAATCTCTGGAATCTCCAAACCGGGGCCTTAATTCGCTCGTTTAATATTGATACCGATGTGGCGATTTCTCTGGCGATTAGTCCCAACGGTCAATTGTTAGTCAGTGGTTCTCAGGATGGGACGATTAAAATTTGGAATTTAGAATCGGGGCGTTTGATTCGGGCGATCGCCGCCCATTCCGGCATCGTTCGTGGCGTTACCCTCAGTCATGATGGCAAAACCCTCGCCAGTGGCAGTCTGGAAAAGACAATTAAACTCTGGAGTGTGGACACCGGCGACCTATTACGAACCCTGACAGGTCATCCAGACCCCACCATTACCTTTGCGATCGACTCCGAGGGACCCACCCTTGATACCAGCTTATTGCGTCACTACCAGCCCGGTTGGGAAGAACCCAGACAATGGCAGTAA
- a CDS encoding DUF4212 domain-containing protein produces MNNENRHAYWRANKALIRNLLIVWGIVSIGCSILFVQPLNLIRIGELPFGFWMAQQGSIYIFVVLIFIYAVQMDKLDRKYNDNNRRD; encoded by the coding sequence ATGAACAATGAAAACCGTCACGCTTATTGGCGGGCCAACAAAGCCTTAATTCGCAACCTGCTGATCGTTTGGGGAATCGTCTCCATTGGGTGCAGCATTTTATTTGTGCAACCCCTCAACCTAATTCGGATTGGAGAGTTACCCTTCGGCTTTTGGATGGCCCAGCAAGGATCCATTTATATCTTCGTGGTCCTTATTTTTATCTATGCCGTTCAAATGGATAAACTCGATCGCAAATACAACGACAACAATCGGAGAGACTAA